From one Musa acuminata AAA Group cultivar baxijiao chromosome BXJ2-6, Cavendish_Baxijiao_AAA, whole genome shotgun sequence genomic stretch:
- the LOC135614154 gene encoding cytochrome P450 734A6-like, whose amino-acid sequence MEWWSWKWCLSLGVTGACMLAALKVLHLLWWWPRKLEEHFARQGIRGPRYRFFTGCVKEMVGLMLEASSKPMMPQNSHNILPRVLPFYHHWKKIYGSTFLLWFGPTPRLTVADPDLIRDVFLSRSDAFERYEAHPLVRRLEGEGLVSLRGEKWARHRKVLTPTFHMENLKLLIPFVGKTVLGMVEKLPSSGEEVEIDVSEWFQTVTEDAITRTTFGRSYDDGMAVFQLQTQQMAFAAEAFSKVFIPGYRFIPTKKNSNSWKLEKEIKRSLIRLIGRRKELLEQEEEKGKPDGDVKDLLGLMIEASGSKQGTVPAPERPPPSSMFAVRDIVEECKTFFFAGKQTTTNLLTWTTVLLAMHPEWQERARAEVLRVCGPIDLPSRHHLPKLKTLGMILNETLRLYPPVVATIRRAEADVELGGYHIPQGTELLIPIMGVHHDAGLWGTDVAEFNPTRFADGASRAARHPTAFIPFGLGARMCIGQNLAVLEAKLTVAILLQRLAFRLSPSYVHAPTVLMLLHPQYGAPILFRSLPRPSHPS is encoded by the exons ATGGAGTGGTGGTCATGGAAGTGGTGTTTGTCCCTGGGCGTCACAGGGGCATGCATGCTCGCGGCGCTGAAGGTGTTGCACTTGCTGTGGTGGTGGCCGAGGAAGCTGGAGGAGCACTTCGCAAGACAAGGGATACGAGGACCCCGGTACCGCTTCTTCACCGGCTGCGTCAAGGAGATGGTCGGCCTGATGCTGGAGGCCTCCTCCAAGCCGATGATGCCGCAGAACTCCCATAACATCCTCCCAAGAGTCCTCCCCTTCTACCACCATTGGAAGAAGATCTATG GCTCCACATTCCTGCTATGGTTCGGGCCGACGCCACGCCTCACCGTGGCCGATCCCGACCTCATCAGGGATGTCTTCTTGTCGCGATCGGACGCCTTCGAGCGGTATGAGGCCCACCCGCTGGTCCGGCGGCTTGAGGGCGAGGGGCTGGTTAGTCTCCGAGGGGAGAAGTGGGCTCGTCACAGGAAGGTCCTCACCCCAACCTTCCACATGGAGAATCTAAAG CTTCTGATACCGTTTGTCGGGAAGACGGTGCTGGGCATGGTGGAGAAGCTGCCGTCCTCCGGCGAGGAGGTGGAGATCGATGTGTCGGAGTGGTTTCAGACGGTGACCGAGGACGCCATCACGCGGACCACATTCGGCAGGAGCTACGACGACGGCATGGCCGTCTTCCAGTTGCAGACGCAACAGATGGCCTTCGCGGCCGAGGCCTTCAGCAAGGTCTTCATCCCCGGCTACAG GTTCATACCAACGAAGAAGAATAGCAACTCGTGGAAATTGGAGAAGGAGATCAAGAGGAGTCTGATCAGGCTAATAGGCCGGCGGAAGGAGCTCCTCgagcaggaggaggagaaggggaagccCGATGGCGACGTGAAGGACCTGCTGGGCCTGATGATCGAGGCGAGCGGCTCGAAGCAGGGCACGGTCCCGGCGCCGGAGCGGCCTCCTCCGTCATCGATGTTCGCCGTGCGGGACATCGTAGAGGAGTGCAAGACCTTCTTCTTCGCAGGGAAGCAGACGACCACCAACCTGTTGACGTGGACGACGGTGCTCCTGGCCATGCACCCGGAGTGGCAGGAGCGCGCCCGGGCGGAGGTCCTCCGCGTGTGCGGCCCAATCGACCTCCCCTCTCGTCACCACCTCCCCAAGCTCAAGACg TTGGGGATGATACTGAACGAGACGCTGCGGTTGTACCCGCCGGTGGTGGCTACGATCCGGCGGGCGGAGGCTGATGTGGAACTGGGCGGGTACCACATCCCGCAGGGGACGGAGCTGCTGATCCCCATCATGGGCGTCCACCACGACGCGGGGCTGTGGGGCACGGACGTGGCCGAGTTCAACCCGACCCGGTTTGCGGACGGCGCCAGCCGCGCCGCGCGCCACCCCACCGCCTTCATCCCCTTCGGCCTCGGCGCCCGGATGTGCATCGGCCAGAACCTGGCCGTCCTCGAGGCCAAGCTTACCGTCGCCATCCTCCTCCAGCGCCTCGCCTTCCGCCTCTCCCCTTCCTACGTCCACGCCCCCACCGTCCTCATGCTCCTCCACCCCCAATACGGTGCCCCCATCCTCTTCCGATCGCTTCCTCGGCCATCCCATCCCTCCTAA
- the LOC135582102 gene encoding ras-related protein RABA5a-like has translation MDNNGDEQQNQDYLFKIVMIGDSAVGKSNLLARFARKEFYPNSKSTIGVEFQTQKMQIDGKEIKAQIWDTAGQERFRAVTSAYYRGAVGALVVYDICRRQTFDSIGRWLNELHTHSDMNVVIILVGNKTDLKDAREVGTAEGKALAEAQGLFFIETSALDDSNVAAAFQTLVKEIYHILSRKVFQSQEQKKELSSLGSGNPVVLQGDTNGASTFSCCSS, from the exons ATGGACAACAACGGGGATGAACAGCAGAACCAGGACTATCTTTTTAAAATTGTTATGATTGGTGACTCTGCAGTTGGAAAATCAAATTTGCTTGCGAGGTTTGCGCGGAAAGAATTTTATCCAAATTCCAAGTCAACTATAGGGGTTgaattccaaactcaaaagatgcAAATTGATGGGAAGGAAATTAAAGCTCAGATTTGGGATACTGCTGGTCAGGAACGTTTCAGGGCCGTGACATCTGCATATTACCGTGGTGCCGTAGGAGCTCTTGTGGTGTATGATATCTGCAGACGTCAGACTTTTGACAGCATCGGTCGTTGGCTGAATGAGCTACATA CACACTCTGATATGAACGTCGTGATCATTTTGGTCGGCAACAAGACGGATCTCAAGGATGCAAGGGAAGTTGGTACAGCAGAGGGCAAGGCTCTGGCTGAAGCTCAAGGTCTCTTCTTCATCGAAACATCTGCACTGGACGACTCCAATGTTGCAGCAGCCTTTCAGACCCTAGTGAAAGAGATCTACCACATCCTAAGCCGGAAAGTATTCCAATCTCAAGAACAGAAAAAAGAGCTGTCATCGCTAGGTAGTGGGAACCCTGTGGTCTTACAGGGGGATACAAATGGAGCCAGTACATTTAGTTGCTGCTCTTCTTGA
- the LOC103986594 gene encoding protein PGR, with protein sequence MMDGFLIRLGFSLLLSFSVAARALKRKSVDSSAVLVGIPIMVIHMLAGYRFAALLLVFFSTSSKVTRLGEAKKRATDAEFKEGGQRNWIQVLSNSIIATILVVIFARITQGHDRCLDSKDSTVITALLGGIVGHYACCNGDTWSSELGMLSSAQPRLITTFKKVRKGTNGGVTVHGLLAAVAAGFVIGLAFALVGLVTTECSADIAKRQLFVVPIATAAGLFGSLIDSFLGATLQFSGYCTVRKKVVGNEGPTVVKISGASILDNNAVNAVSILLTTLITSVTCMYIF encoded by the exons ATGATGGACGGCTTCCTGATCCGCCTTGGGTTCTCGTTGTTGCTCTCGTTCTCGGTCGCCGCCAGAGCGCTGAAACGCAAGTCTGTCGACTCCTCTGCTGTCCTCGTCGGGATCCCTATCATGGTGATCCACATGCTGGCCGGCTATAG GTTCGCGGCTCTGCTTCTGGTGTTCTTCTCGACGTCCTCGAAGGTCACGAGGCTTGGAGAGGCGAAGAAGAGGGCAACTGATGCGGAATTCAAAGAGGGAGGGCAGCGAAACTG GATACAAGTTCTGTCAAATAGTATAATAGCAACTATTTTGGTGGTGATATTTGCTAGAATAACTCAAGGCCATGATAGGTGCTTGGATTCTAAAGATTCAACTGTAATAACTGCACTTTTGGGAGGTATTGTTGGGCATTATGCCTGTTGTAATGGGGATACTTGGTCTTCTGAACTTGGAATGCTTAGCAGTGCACAACCTCGACTAATCACAACCTTCAAG AAAGTCCGAAAAGGTACGAATGGTGGTGTCACTGTACATGGACTTCTAGCAGCTGTGGCAGCTGGCTTTGTTATCGGGCTGGCTTTTGCCCTAGTTGGATTGGTTACAACTGAATGTTCTGCAGATATAGCCAAGAGGCAGCTGTTTGTTGTGCCCATTGCTACAGCTGCTGGGCTGTTCGGAAGCCTGATTGATTCATTTTTGGGTGCCACGCTTCAATTCAGCGGGTATTGCACAGTCCGCAAGAAG GTGGTGGGAAATGAGGGTCCGACTGTTGTTAAGATCTCTGGAGCAAGTATACTAGACAACAATGCTGTGAATGCAGTGTCAATACTGTTAACAACACTGATTACCTCTGTTACATGCATGTATATCTTCTAA
- the LOC135614156 gene encoding palmitoyl-acyl carrier protein thioesterase, chloroplastic-like isoform X2 translates to MLASTTVSAFFPVPSSSSVVSAKASLKAVTDSPENLDTRGNVAKPISSSGTMEVKAQAQALPKVNGTKIGLKIDAQKIEEDAPSASRTFYNQLPDWSFLFAAITTIFLAAEKQFTLIDWKPRRPDMLGDAFDLGKIMQDGLVFRQNFSVRSYEIGADGTASIETLMNHLQETALNHVRSAGLLGDGFGSTPQMSKRNLIWVVTKMQVLVEQYPSWEDVIEVDTWVAPSGKHGMRRDWHVHDYQTGQTVLRATSVWVMMNKQTRRLSKLPEEVREEIGSYFVDHDPVINEDSRKLPKLEDNTADYVRRGLTSVPTSILESHELAGMTLEYRRECGRDSMLQSLSAVSDKSPDGSLDASIECQHLLRMECGAEIMRCRTDWRPKRAQGL, encoded by the exons ATGCTTGCTTCCACGACAGTTTCGGCCTTCTTCCCTGTCCCATCTTCCTCCTCTGTGGTCTCAGCAAAAGCATCATTGAAGGCCGTCACCGACAGCCCTGAAAACTTGGACACCCGTGGCAATGTAGCCAAGCCTATTTCATCATCAGGCACCATGGAGGTCAAGGCACAGGCCCAAGCTCTTCCAAAGGTTAACGGAACTAAGATCGGCCTGAAAATCGATGCCCAAAAGATTGAGGAAGATGCTCCCTCAGCATCGAGGACATTCTACAATCAATTGCCGGACTGGAGCTTTCTTTTTGCTGCCATAACAACCATTTTCTTGGCCGCAGAGAAACAGTTTACCCTTATTGACTGGAAGCCCAGGAGGCCCGACATGCTTGGTGACGCATTCGACCTTGGGAAAATAATGCAGGATGGATTAGTTTTCAGGCAGAACTTCTCCGTCAGATCATATGAGATAGGGGCAGATGGAACAGCTTCTATAGAGACTTTGATGAACCATCTACAG GAAACAGCCCTTAACCATGTAAGAAGTGCTGGGCTCCTGGGTGATGGTTTTGGTTCGACACCTCAAATGAGTAAGAGAAATTTGATTTGGGTTGTGACCAAGATGCAGGTCCTTGTAGAACAATATCCTTCCTG GGAGGATGTCATTGAAGTAGATACATGGGTGGCTCCATCTGGAAAACATGGGATGCGCCGTGATTGGCATGTTCATGACTATCAAACAGGTCAAACTGTTCTCAGAGCGACcag TGTGTGGGTAATGATGAACAAACAGACTAGGAGATTGTCTAAACTTCCAGAGGAAGTTAGGGAAGAGATAGGATCCTATTTTGTGGACCATGATCCTGTTATAAATGAGGATAGCAGAAAGCTTCCGAAGCTTGAAGATAATACTGCAGATTATGTTCGCAGGGGGCTGACT AGTGTACCAACCTCAATCCTAGAGAGCCATGAACTTGCAGGCATGACATTGGAATACAGGCGGGAATGTGGGAGAGACAGTATGCTGCAATCACTCAGTGCTGTCTCAGACAAGAGTCCTGATGGTTCACTGGATGCCAGCATCGAGTGCCAGCATCTTCTGCGTATGGAATGCGGGGCCGAGATCATGAGGTGTCGAACAGATTGGCGGCCGAAGCGTGCACAGGGGCTTTAG
- the LOC135614156 gene encoding palmitoyl-acyl carrier protein thioesterase, chloroplastic-like isoform X1 has translation MLASTTVSAFFPVPSSSSVVSAKASLKAVTDSPENLDTRGNVAKPISSSGTMEVKAQAQALPKVNGTKIGLKIDAQKIEEDAPSASRTFYNQLPDWSFLFAAITTIFLAAEKQFTLIDWKPRRPDMLGDAFDLGKIMQDGLVFRQNFSVRSYEIGADGTASIETLMNHLQETALNHVRSAGLLGDGFGSTPQMSKRNLIWVVTKMQVLVEQYPSWEDVIEVDTWVAPSGKHGMRRDWHVHDYQTGQTVLRATSVWVMMNKQTRRLSKLPEEVREEIGSYFVDHDPVINEDSRKLPKLEDNTADYVRRGLTPRWGDLDINQHVNNVKYIGWILESVPTSILESHELAGMTLEYRRECGRDSMLQSLSAVSDKSPDGSLDASIECQHLLRMECGAEIMRCRTDWRPKRAQGL, from the exons ATGCTTGCTTCCACGACAGTTTCGGCCTTCTTCCCTGTCCCATCTTCCTCCTCTGTGGTCTCAGCAAAAGCATCATTGAAGGCCGTCACCGACAGCCCTGAAAACTTGGACACCCGTGGCAATGTAGCCAAGCCTATTTCATCATCAGGCACCATGGAGGTCAAGGCACAGGCCCAAGCTCTTCCAAAGGTTAACGGAACTAAGATCGGCCTGAAAATCGATGCCCAAAAGATTGAGGAAGATGCTCCCTCAGCATCGAGGACATTCTACAATCAATTGCCGGACTGGAGCTTTCTTTTTGCTGCCATAACAACCATTTTCTTGGCCGCAGAGAAACAGTTTACCCTTATTGACTGGAAGCCCAGGAGGCCCGACATGCTTGGTGACGCATTCGACCTTGGGAAAATAATGCAGGATGGATTAGTTTTCAGGCAGAACTTCTCCGTCAGATCATATGAGATAGGGGCAGATGGAACAGCTTCTATAGAGACTTTGATGAACCATCTACAG GAAACAGCCCTTAACCATGTAAGAAGTGCTGGGCTCCTGGGTGATGGTTTTGGTTCGACACCTCAAATGAGTAAGAGAAATTTGATTTGGGTTGTGACCAAGATGCAGGTCCTTGTAGAACAATATCCTTCCTG GGAGGATGTCATTGAAGTAGATACATGGGTGGCTCCATCTGGAAAACATGGGATGCGCCGTGATTGGCATGTTCATGACTATCAAACAGGTCAAACTGTTCTCAGAGCGACcag TGTGTGGGTAATGATGAACAAACAGACTAGGAGATTGTCTAAACTTCCAGAGGAAGTTAGGGAAGAGATAGGATCCTATTTTGTGGACCATGATCCTGTTATAAATGAGGATAGCAGAAAGCTTCCGAAGCTTGAAGATAATACTGCAGATTATGTTCGCAGGGGGCTGACT CCTCGATGGGGTGATTTGGATATCAATCAACATGTGAACAATGTCAAGTATATTGGCTGGATCCTTGAG AGTGTACCAACCTCAATCCTAGAGAGCCATGAACTTGCAGGCATGACATTGGAATACAGGCGGGAATGTGGGAGAGACAGTATGCTGCAATCACTCAGTGCTGTCTCAGACAAGAGTCCTGATGGTTCACTGGATGCCAGCATCGAGTGCCAGCATCTTCTGCGTATGGAATGCGGGGCCGAGATCATGAGGTGTCGAACAGATTGGCGGCCGAAGCGTGCACAGGGGCTTTAG